The Magnolia sinica isolate HGM2019 chromosome 9, MsV1, whole genome shotgun sequence genome contains a region encoding:
- the LOC131256913 gene encoding probable steroid-binding protein 3, producing the protein MEFSLQQLKQFDGSDASKPIYVAVKGRVFDVSTGKSFYGPGGPYCIFSGKDASRALAKMSKNEEDVCASLDGLTEKEMGVLNDWEKKFEAKYPVIGRVV; encoded by the coding sequence ATGGAATTTTCACTGCAGCAGCTGAAGCAATTCGACGGCTCAGATGCAAGCAAGCCCATCTACGTAGCCGTGAAGGGCCGAGTCTTCGACGTCTCAACGGGCAAGAGCTTTTACGGCCCGGGCGGGCCCTACTGCATATTCTCTGGCAAGGACGCGAGCCGTGCGCTGGCGAAGATGAGCAAGAACGAGGAAGATGTTTGCGCATCGCTCGACGGCTTGACGGAGAAGGAGATGGGAGTTCTCAACGACTGGGAGAAGAAATTCGAAGCTAAGTATCCGGTAATCGGACGTGTCGTTTGA